In Osmia bicornis bicornis chromosome 1, iOsmBic2.1, whole genome shotgun sequence, the following proteins share a genomic window:
- the LOC114875441 gene encoding troponin I 2 isoform X9 has protein sequence MADDEEKKRKQAETDRKRAEVRARLEEASKAKKAKKGFMTPDRKKKLRLLLRKKAAEELKKEQERKAAERRRIIEERCGKPKNVDDASEETVKRVLREYHNRITALEDQKFDFEYVVKKKDFEIADLNSQVNDLRGKFMKPTLKKVSKYENKFAKLQKKAAEFNFRNQLKQVKKKEFTLEEEDKEKKPDWSKKGEEKKDEPPPPAEPPAEAPAPTPSPQPEQPPAPAPAPEPAPPAPTPSPEPTAAAPPPAEGAPPAVPAEGAPPAEGAPAPPAEGAPPAEGAPAAAPAEGAAPPAEGAAPPAAPADGTAPPPAEGAPAAPPAEGAPPAEGAPPAAGAPPTEGAPPAEGAPPAEGAPPAAGAPPAEGAPAAPPAEGDLVRTQQICKKTNLSFSN, from the exons ATGGCGGACGATGAG gaaaagaagaggaaacaGGCGGAGACCGACAGAAAGAGGGCGGAGGTCCGCGCCCGCCTTGAAGAGGCTtccaaagccaagaaggcGAAGAAGGGTTTCATGACCCCTGACAGGAAGAAGAAGCTTAGG CTGTTGTTGCGTAAGAAAGCCGCCGAGGAATTGAAGAAAGAACAAGAGAGAAAAGCCGCAGAGAGGAGACGCATCATCGAGGAACGTTGTGGAAAACCGAAAAACGTCGACGACGCGAGCGAAG AGACCGTGAAGCGCGTGCTGCGCGAGTACCACAATAGGATCACAGCATTGGAGGATCAAAAGTTCGACTTCGAATATGTTGTTAAGAAGAAGGACTTCGAG ATCGCGGACTTGAACAGCCAGGTGAACGACCTTCGAGGTAAATT CATGAAACCTACGCTGAAGAAAGTCTCCAAGTACGAGAACAAGTTCGCCAAACTCCAGAAGAAGGCAGCCGAGTTCAACTTCCGTAACCAGCTTAAACAGGTCAAGAAAAAGGAGTTCACCCTTGAAGAGGAGGACAAGGAG AAGAAACCCGATTGGTCGAAGAAGGGCGAGGAAAAGAAG GACGAACCGCCACCTCCAGCAGAACCTCCAGCAGAAGCTCCTGCTCCAACTCCTTCTCCACAACCGGAACAACCACCCGCGCCAGCGCCAGCACCAGAACCTGCACCTCCAGCCCCAACACCGTCGCCAGAACCAACGGCAGCAGCACCTCCGCCAGCTGAAGGTGCTCCACCAGCAGTTCCAGCAGAGGGTGCTCCACCTGCAGAAGGAGCACCAGCACCTCCAGCCGAGGGCGCACCCCCAGCCG AAGGTGCACCAGCAGCTGCACCTGCGGAGGGCGCGGCACCGCCAGCGGAAGGTGCAGCACCACCAGCTGCTCCTGCGGATGGAACAGCGCCGCCCCCAGCGGAAGGTGCTCCTGCCGCACCTCCTGCCGAAGGTGCACCTCCCGCTGAAGGCGCGCCTCCTGCCGCGGGTGCACCTCCTACTGAAGGTGCACCACCAGCGGAAGGCGCGCCACCAGCTGAAGGAGCTCCACCAGCAGCAGGTGCGCCACCCGCGGAAGGCGCGCCCGCAGCACCACCAGCAGAAGGTGATCTTGTCAGAACAcaacaaatttgtaaaaaaacaaacttatcattttctaattaa
- the LOC114875441 gene encoding troponin I isoform X14 encodes MADDEEKKRKQAETDRKRAEVRARLEEASKAKKAKKGFMTPDRKKKLRLLLRKKAAEELKKEQERKAAERRRIIEERCGKPKNVDDASEDDLKEICQMYYDRVYLCEGQKWDLEREVRKRDYEIADLNSQVNDLRGKFMKPTLKKVSKYENKFAKLQKKAAEFNFRNQLKQVKKKEFTLEEEDKEKKPDWSKKGEEKKVKEEEVEA; translated from the exons ATGGCGGACGATGAG gaaaagaagaggaaacaGGCGGAGACCGACAGAAAGAGGGCGGAGGTCCGCGCCCGCCTTGAAGAGGCTtccaaagccaagaaggcGAAGAAGGGTTTCATGACCCCTGACAGGAAGAAGAAGCTTAGG CTGTTGTTGCGTAAGAAAGCCGCCGAGGAATTGAAGAAAGAACAAGAGAGAAAAGCCGCAGAGAGGAGACGCATCATCGAGGAACGTTGTGGAAAACCGAAAAACGTCGACGACGCGAGCGAAG ACGATTTGAAGGAGATTTGCCAAATGTATTACGACCGCGTCTACCTTTGTGAGGGTCAGAAGTGGGATTTGGAGCGTGAAGTTCGGAAAAGGGACTATGAG ATCGCGGACTTGAACAGCCAGGTGAACGACCTTCGAGGTAAATT CATGAAACCTACGCTGAAGAAAGTCTCCAAGTACGAGAACAAGTTCGCCAAACTCCAGAAGAAGGCAGCCGAGTTCAACTTCCGTAACCAGCTTAAACAGGTCAAGAAAAAGGAGTTCACCCTTGAAGAGGAGGACAAGGAG AAGAAACCCGATTGGTCGAAGAAGGGCGAGGAAAAGAAGGTAAAGGAAGAAGAGGTGGAGGCATGA
- the LOC114875441 gene encoding troponin I isoform X13, with protein MADDEEKKRKQAETDRKRAEVRARLEEASKAKKAKKGFMTPDRKKKLRLLLRKKAAEELKKEQERKAAERRRIIEERCGKPKNVDDASEETVKRVLREYHNRITALEDQKFDFEYVVKKKDFEIADLNSQVNDLRGKFMKPTLKKVSKYENKFAKLQKKAAEFNFRNQLKQVKKKEFTLEEEDKEKKPDWSKKGEEKKVKEEEVEA; from the exons ATGGCGGACGATGAG gaaaagaagaggaaacaGGCGGAGACCGACAGAAAGAGGGCGGAGGTCCGCGCCCGCCTTGAAGAGGCTtccaaagccaagaaggcGAAGAAGGGTTTCATGACCCCTGACAGGAAGAAGAAGCTTAGG CTGTTGTTGCGTAAGAAAGCCGCCGAGGAATTGAAGAAAGAACAAGAGAGAAAAGCCGCAGAGAGGAGACGCATCATCGAGGAACGTTGTGGAAAACCGAAAAACGTCGACGACGCGAGCGAAG AGACCGTGAAGCGCGTGCTGCGCGAGTACCACAATAGGATCACAGCATTGGAGGATCAAAAGTTCGACTTCGAATATGTTGTTAAGAAGAAGGACTTCGAG ATCGCGGACTTGAACAGCCAGGTGAACGACCTTCGAGGTAAATT CATGAAACCTACGCTGAAGAAAGTCTCCAAGTACGAGAACAAGTTCGCCAAACTCCAGAAGAAGGCAGCCGAGTTCAACTTCCGTAACCAGCTTAAACAGGTCAAGAAAAAGGAGTTCACCCTTGAAGAGGAGGACAAGGAG AAGAAACCCGATTGGTCGAAGAAGGGCGAGGAAAAGAAGGTAAAGGAAGAAGAGGTGGAGGCATGA
- the LOC114875441 gene encoding skin secretory protein xP2 isoform X11, which translates to MTPDRKKKLRLLLRKKAAEELKKEQERKAAERRRIIEERCGKPKNVDDASEETVKRVLREYHNRITALEDQKFDFEYVVKKKDFEIADLNSQVNDLRGKFMKPTLKKVSKYENKFAKLQKKAAEFNFRNQLKQVKKKEFTLEEEDKENASKDKKKPDWSKKGEEKKDEPPPPAEPPAEAPAPTPSPQPEQPPAPAPAPEPAPPAPTPSPEPTAAAPPPAEGAPPAVPAEGAPPAEGAPAPPAEGAPPAEGAPAAAPAEGAAPPAEGAAPPAAPADGTAPPPAEGAPAAPPAEGAPPAEGAPPAAGAPPTEGAPPAEGAPPAEGAPPAAGAPPAEGAPAAPPAEGDLVRTQQICKKTNLSFSN; encoded by the exons ATGACCCCTGACAGGAAGAAGAAGCTTAGG CTGTTGTTGCGTAAGAAAGCCGCCGAGGAATTGAAGAAAGAACAAGAGAGAAAAGCCGCAGAGAGGAGACGCATCATCGAGGAACGTTGTGGAAAACCGAAAAACGTCGACGACGCGAGCGAAG AGACCGTGAAGCGCGTGCTGCGCGAGTACCACAATAGGATCACAGCATTGGAGGATCAAAAGTTCGACTTCGAATATGTTGTTAAGAAGAAGGACTTCGAG ATCGCGGACTTGAACAGCCAGGTGAACGACCTTCGAGGTAAATT CATGAAACCTACGCTGAAGAAAGTCTCCAAGTACGAGAACAAGTTCGCCAAACTCCAGAAGAAGGCAGCCGAGTTCAACTTCCGTAACCAGCTTAAACAGGTCAAGAAAAAGGAGTTCACCCTTGAAGAGGAGGACAAGGAG AACGCGTCAAAAGATAAG AAGAAACCCGATTGGTCGAAGAAGGGCGAGGAAAAGAAG GACGAACCGCCACCTCCAGCAGAACCTCCAGCAGAAGCTCCTGCTCCAACTCCTTCTCCACAACCGGAACAACCACCCGCGCCAGCGCCAGCACCAGAACCTGCACCTCCAGCCCCAACACCGTCGCCAGAACCAACGGCAGCAGCACCTCCGCCAGCTGAAGGTGCTCCACCAGCAGTTCCAGCAGAGGGTGCTCCACCTGCAGAAGGAGCACCAGCACCTCCAGCCGAGGGCGCACCCCCAGCCG AAGGTGCACCAGCAGCTGCACCTGCGGAGGGCGCGGCACCGCCAGCGGAAGGTGCAGCACCACCAGCTGCTCCTGCGGATGGAACAGCGCCGCCCCCAGCGGAAGGTGCTCCTGCCGCACCTCCTGCCGAAGGTGCACCTCCCGCTGAAGGCGCGCCTCCTGCCGCGGGTGCACCTCCTACTGAAGGTGCACCACCAGCGGAAGGCGCGCCACCAGCTGAAGGAGCTCCACCAGCAGCAGGTGCGCCACCCGCGGAAGGCGCGCCCGCAGCACCACCAGCAGAAGGTGATCTTGTCAGAACAcaacaaatttgtaaaaaaacaaacttatcattttctaattaa
- the LOC114875441 gene encoding troponin I isoform X16 codes for MADDEEKKRKQAETDRKRAEVRARLEEASKAKKAKKGFMTPDRKKKLRLLLRKKAAEELKKEQERKAAERRRIIEERCGKPKNVDDASEASVKSILTQYHKRIIALEGEKYDLEYEVAKKDFEIADLNSQVNDLRGKFMKPTLKKVSKYENKFAKLQKKAAEFNFRNQLKQVKKKEFTLEEEDKEKKPDWSKKGEEKKVKEEEVEA; via the exons ATGGCGGACGATGAG gaaaagaagaggaaacaGGCGGAGACCGACAGAAAGAGGGCGGAGGTCCGCGCCCGCCTTGAAGAGGCTtccaaagccaagaaggcGAAGAAGGGTTTCATGACCCCTGACAGGAAGAAGAAGCTTAGG CTGTTGTTGCGTAAGAAAGCCGCCGAGGAATTGAAGAAAGAACAAGAGAGAAAAGCCGCAGAGAGGAGACGCATCATCGAGGAACGTTGTGGAAAACCGAAAAACGTCGACGACGCGAGCGAAG CTAGCGTGAAGTCCATTCTGACCCAGTATCATAAGAGGATCATCGCTCTCGAGGGGGAAAAGTACGACCTAGAGTACGAAGTCGCCAAAAAGGATTTCGAG ATCGCGGACTTGAACAGCCAGGTGAACGACCTTCGAGGTAAATT CATGAAACCTACGCTGAAGAAAGTCTCCAAGTACGAGAACAAGTTCGCCAAACTCCAGAAGAAGGCAGCCGAGTTCAACTTCCGTAACCAGCTTAAACAGGTCAAGAAAAAGGAGTTCACCCTTGAAGAGGAGGACAAGGAG AAGAAACCCGATTGGTCGAAGAAGGGCGAGGAAAAGAAGGTAAAGGAAGAAGAGGTGGAGGCATGA
- the LOC114875441 gene encoding troponin I isoform X17 — protein sequence MADDEEKKRKQAETDRKRAEVRARLEEASKAKKAKKGFMTPDRKKKLRLLLRKKAAEELKKEQERKAAERRRIIEERCGKPKNVDDASEETVKRVLREYHNRITALEDQKFDFEYVVKKKDFEIADLNSQVNDLRGKFMKPTLKKVSKYENKFAKLQKKAAEFNFRNQLKQVKKKEFTLEEEDKEPKKSEKAEWQTKK from the exons ATGGCGGACGATGAG gaaaagaagaggaaacaGGCGGAGACCGACAGAAAGAGGGCGGAGGTCCGCGCCCGCCTTGAAGAGGCTtccaaagccaagaaggcGAAGAAGGGTTTCATGACCCCTGACAGGAAGAAGAAGCTTAGG CTGTTGTTGCGTAAGAAAGCCGCCGAGGAATTGAAGAAAGAACAAGAGAGAAAAGCCGCAGAGAGGAGACGCATCATCGAGGAACGTTGTGGAAAACCGAAAAACGTCGACGACGCGAGCGAAG AGACCGTGAAGCGCGTGCTGCGCGAGTACCACAATAGGATCACAGCATTGGAGGATCAAAAGTTCGACTTCGAATATGTTGTTAAGAAGAAGGACTTCGAG ATCGCGGACTTGAACAGCCAGGTGAACGACCTTCGAGGTAAATT CATGAAACCTACGCTGAAGAAAGTCTCCAAGTACGAGAACAAGTTCGCCAAACTCCAGAAGAAGGCAGCCGAGTTCAACTTCCGTAACCAGCTTAAACAGGTCAAGAAAAAGGAGTTCACCCTTGAAGAGGAGGACAAGGAG CCCAAGAAGTCCGAGAAGGCAGAGTGGCAGACGAAGAAGtag
- the LOC114875441 gene encoding troponin I isoform X15: protein MADDEEKKRKQAETDRKRAEVRARLEEASKAKKAKKGFMTPDRKKKLRLLLRKKAAEELKKEQERKAAERRRIIEERCGKPKNVDDASEAELQTICSAYWKRLYALEGDKFDLERQIRLKEFEIADLNSQVNDLRGKFMKPTLKKVSKYENKFAKLQKKAAEFNFRNQLKQVKKKEFTLEEEDKEKKPDWSKKGEEKKVKEEEVEA, encoded by the exons ATGGCGGACGATGAG gaaaagaagaggaaacaGGCGGAGACCGACAGAAAGAGGGCGGAGGTCCGCGCCCGCCTTGAAGAGGCTtccaaagccaagaaggcGAAGAAGGGTTTCATGACCCCTGACAGGAAGAAGAAGCTTAGG CTGTTGTTGCGTAAGAAAGCCGCCGAGGAATTGAAGAAAGAACAAGAGAGAAAAGCCGCAGAGAGGAGACGCATCATCGAGGAACGTTGTGGAAAACCGAAAAACGTCGACGACGCGAGCGAAG CCGAGCTCCAGACGATCTGTTCGGCATATTGGAAAAGACTATACGCGCTCGAGGGCGATAAGTTTGACCTCGAGAGGCAAATTAGGTTGAAAGAATTCGAG ATCGCGGACTTGAACAGCCAGGTGAACGACCTTCGAGGTAAATT CATGAAACCTACGCTGAAGAAAGTCTCCAAGTACGAGAACAAGTTCGCCAAACTCCAGAAGAAGGCAGCCGAGTTCAACTTCCGTAACCAGCTTAAACAGGTCAAGAAAAAGGAGTTCACCCTTGAAGAGGAGGACAAGGAG AAGAAACCCGATTGGTCGAAGAAGGGCGAGGAAAAGAAGGTAAAGGAAGAAGAGGTGGAGGCATGA
- the LOC114875441 gene encoding troponin I 2 isoform X7: protein MADDERKRLEDEKKRKQAETDRKRAEVRARLEEASKAKKAKKGFMTPDRKKKLRLLLRKKAAEELKKEQERKAAERRRIIEERCGKPKNVDDASEDDLKEICQMYYDRVYLCEGQKWDLEREVRKRDYEIADLNSQVNDLRGKFMKPTLKKVSKYENKFAKLQKKAAEFNFRNQLKQVKKKEFTLEEEDKEKKPDWSKKGEEKKDEPPPPAEPPAEAPAPTPSPQPEQPPAPAPAPEPAPPAPTPSPEPTAAAPPPAEGAPPAVPAEGAPPAEGAPAPPAEGAPPAEGAPAAAPAEGAAPPAEGAAPPAAPADGTAPPPAEGAPAAPPAEGAPPAEGAPPAAGAPPTEGAPPAEGAPPAEGAPPAAGAPPAEGAPAAPPAEGDLVRTQQICKKTNLSFSN from the exons ATGGCGGACGATGAG AGGAAACGTCTCGAGGAT gaaaagaagaggaaacaGGCGGAGACCGACAGAAAGAGGGCGGAGGTCCGCGCCCGCCTTGAAGAGGCTtccaaagccaagaaggcGAAGAAGGGTTTCATGACCCCTGACAGGAAGAAGAAGCTTAGG CTGTTGTTGCGTAAGAAAGCCGCCGAGGAATTGAAGAAAGAACAAGAGAGAAAAGCCGCAGAGAGGAGACGCATCATCGAGGAACGTTGTGGAAAACCGAAAAACGTCGACGACGCGAGCGAAG ACGATTTGAAGGAGATTTGCCAAATGTATTACGACCGCGTCTACCTTTGTGAGGGTCAGAAGTGGGATTTGGAGCGTGAAGTTCGGAAAAGGGACTATGAG ATCGCGGACTTGAACAGCCAGGTGAACGACCTTCGAGGTAAATT CATGAAACCTACGCTGAAGAAAGTCTCCAAGTACGAGAACAAGTTCGCCAAACTCCAGAAGAAGGCAGCCGAGTTCAACTTCCGTAACCAGCTTAAACAGGTCAAGAAAAAGGAGTTCACCCTTGAAGAGGAGGACAAGGAG AAGAAACCCGATTGGTCGAAGAAGGGCGAGGAAAAGAAG GACGAACCGCCACCTCCAGCAGAACCTCCAGCAGAAGCTCCTGCTCCAACTCCTTCTCCACAACCGGAACAACCACCCGCGCCAGCGCCAGCACCAGAACCTGCACCTCCAGCCCCAACACCGTCGCCAGAACCAACGGCAGCAGCACCTCCGCCAGCTGAAGGTGCTCCACCAGCAGTTCCAGCAGAGGGTGCTCCACCTGCAGAAGGAGCACCAGCACCTCCAGCCGAGGGCGCACCCCCAGCCG AAGGTGCACCAGCAGCTGCACCTGCGGAGGGCGCGGCACCGCCAGCGGAAGGTGCAGCACCACCAGCTGCTCCTGCGGATGGAACAGCGCCGCCCCCAGCGGAAGGTGCTCCTGCCGCACCTCCTGCCGAAGGTGCACCTCCCGCTGAAGGCGCGCCTCCTGCCGCGGGTGCACCTCCTACTGAAGGTGCACCACCAGCGGAAGGCGCGCCACCAGCTGAAGGAGCTCCACCAGCAGCAGGTGCGCCACCCGCGGAAGGCGCGCCCGCAGCACCACCAGCAGAAGGTGATCTTGTCAGAACAcaacaaatttgtaaaaaaacaaacttatcattttctaattaa
- the LOC114875441 gene encoding troponin I isoform X18, whose amino-acid sequence MADDEEKKRKQAETDRKRAEVRARLEEASKAKKAKKGFMTPDRKKKLRLLLRKKAAEELKKEQERKAAERRRIIEERCGKPKNVDDASEAELQTICSAYWKRLYALEGDKFDLERQIRLKEFEIADLNSQVNDLRGKFMKPTLKKVSKYENKFAKLQKKAAEFNFRNQLKQVKKKEFTLEEEDKEPKKSEKAEWQTKK is encoded by the exons ATGGCGGACGATGAG gaaaagaagaggaaacaGGCGGAGACCGACAGAAAGAGGGCGGAGGTCCGCGCCCGCCTTGAAGAGGCTtccaaagccaagaaggcGAAGAAGGGTTTCATGACCCCTGACAGGAAGAAGAAGCTTAGG CTGTTGTTGCGTAAGAAAGCCGCCGAGGAATTGAAGAAAGAACAAGAGAGAAAAGCCGCAGAGAGGAGACGCATCATCGAGGAACGTTGTGGAAAACCGAAAAACGTCGACGACGCGAGCGAAG CCGAGCTCCAGACGATCTGTTCGGCATATTGGAAAAGACTATACGCGCTCGAGGGCGATAAGTTTGACCTCGAGAGGCAAATTAGGTTGAAAGAATTCGAG ATCGCGGACTTGAACAGCCAGGTGAACGACCTTCGAGGTAAATT CATGAAACCTACGCTGAAGAAAGTCTCCAAGTACGAGAACAAGTTCGCCAAACTCCAGAAGAAGGCAGCCGAGTTCAACTTCCGTAACCAGCTTAAACAGGTCAAGAAAAAGGAGTTCACCCTTGAAGAGGAGGACAAGGAG CCCAAGAAGTCCGAGAAGGCAGAGTGGCAGACGAAGAAGtag
- the LOC114875441 gene encoding troponin I isoform X12, translating into MADDERKRLEDEKKRKQAETDRKRAEVRARLEEASKAKKAKKGFMTPDRKKKLRLLLRKKAAEELKKEQERKAAERRRIIEERCGKPKNVDDASEETVKRVLREYHNRITALEDQKFDFEYVVKKKDFEIADLNSQVNDLRGKFMKPTLKKVSKYENKFAKLQKKAAEFNFRNQLKQVKKKEFTLEEEDKEKKPDWSKKGEEKKVKEEEVEA; encoded by the exons ATGGCGGACGATGAG AGGAAACGTCTCGAGGAT gaaaagaagaggaaacaGGCGGAGACCGACAGAAAGAGGGCGGAGGTCCGCGCCCGCCTTGAAGAGGCTtccaaagccaagaaggcGAAGAAGGGTTTCATGACCCCTGACAGGAAGAAGAAGCTTAGG CTGTTGTTGCGTAAGAAAGCCGCCGAGGAATTGAAGAAAGAACAAGAGAGAAAAGCCGCAGAGAGGAGACGCATCATCGAGGAACGTTGTGGAAAACCGAAAAACGTCGACGACGCGAGCGAAG AGACCGTGAAGCGCGTGCTGCGCGAGTACCACAATAGGATCACAGCATTGGAGGATCAAAAGTTCGACTTCGAATATGTTGTTAAGAAGAAGGACTTCGAG ATCGCGGACTTGAACAGCCAGGTGAACGACCTTCGAGGTAAATT CATGAAACCTACGCTGAAGAAAGTCTCCAAGTACGAGAACAAGTTCGCCAAACTCCAGAAGAAGGCAGCCGAGTTCAACTTCCGTAACCAGCTTAAACAGGTCAAGAAAAAGGAGTTCACCCTTGAAGAGGAGGACAAGGAG AAGAAACCCGATTGGTCGAAGAAGGGCGAGGAAAAGAAGGTAAAGGAAGAAGAGGTGGAGGCATGA